Proteins from a genomic interval of Musa acuminata AAA Group cultivar baxijiao chromosome BXJ1-9, Cavendish_Baxijiao_AAA, whole genome shotgun sequence:
- the LOC135593384 gene encoding nudix hydrolase 18, mitochondrial-like isoform X1, with protein sequence MVCMVSRQGRQLQRYSKSGSRLVVGCIPYKYNPGDGGGEDLDRSMEVLVISSPKGNGLLFPKGGWETDETIKEAALREALEEAGVQGNVQVSLRSCPLPLQITRLCRSVADHLAVPSLQRKLGKWKYQSRTYGAVHEGIMFPLNVTEELGDWPEMHTRERKWVTVADAKEGCQHPWMKEALDRLVKRLSSSSSSNNSNSTASAF encoded by the exons ATGGTGTGCATGGTGTCTCGGCAGGGCAGGCAGCTCCAGCGCTACAGCAAGAGCGGGAGCCGCCTCGTCGTCGGGTGCATTCCCTACAAGTATAATCCTGGCGACGGCGGCGGTGAAGACCTCGATAGATCCATGGAGGTTCTTGTCATCAGTTCGCCCAAAGGAAATGGATTGTTGTTCCCAAAG GGTGGGTGGGAGACGGATGAGACCATTAAAGAAGCAGCTTTGCGGGAGGCATTGGAGGAAGCTGGAGTGCAGGGGAATGTGCAGGTAAGCTTGCGATCCTGCCCACTTCCTCTCCAAATTACTCGCCTTTGTCGCAGTGTTGCTGACCATCTTGCTGTGCCATCGTTGCAGCGAAAACTTGGGAAATGGAAGTACCAGAGCAGGACCTACGGCGCAGTGCACGAGGGCATCATGTTCCCTCTCAATGTGACGGAGGAACTGGGGGACTGGCCTGAGATGCACACGAGAGAACGCAAATGG GTGACGGTGGCAGATGCCAAAGAGGGATGCCAGCATCCATGGATGAAGGAAGCCTTGGATAGATTGGTGAAACGGCTGTCGAGTTCCAGCAGCAGTAATAACAGCAACAGTACTGCTTCAGCATTTTAG
- the LOC135593384 gene encoding nudix hydrolase 17, mitochondrial-like isoform X2: MVCMVSRQGRQLQRYSKSGSRLVVGCIPYKYNPGDGGGEDLDRSMEVLVISSPKGNGLLFPKGGWETDETIKEAALREALEEAGVQGNVQRKLGKWKYQSRTYGAVHEGIMFPLNVTEELGDWPEMHTRERKWVTVADAKEGCQHPWMKEALDRLVKRLSSSSSSNNSNSTASAF; the protein is encoded by the exons ATGGTGTGCATGGTGTCTCGGCAGGGCAGGCAGCTCCAGCGCTACAGCAAGAGCGGGAGCCGCCTCGTCGTCGGGTGCATTCCCTACAAGTATAATCCTGGCGACGGCGGCGGTGAAGACCTCGATAGATCCATGGAGGTTCTTGTCATCAGTTCGCCCAAAGGAAATGGATTGTTGTTCCCAAAG GGTGGGTGGGAGACGGATGAGACCATTAAAGAAGCAGCTTTGCGGGAGGCATTGGAGGAAGCTGGAGTGCAGGGGAATGTGCAG CGAAAACTTGGGAAATGGAAGTACCAGAGCAGGACCTACGGCGCAGTGCACGAGGGCATCATGTTCCCTCTCAATGTGACGGAGGAACTGGGGGACTGGCCTGAGATGCACACGAGAGAACGCAAATGG GTGACGGTGGCAGATGCCAAAGAGGGATGCCAGCATCCATGGATGAAGGAAGCCTTGGATAGATTGGTGAAACGGCTGTCGAGTTCCAGCAGCAGTAATAACAGCAACAGTACTGCTTCAGCATTTTAG